Below is a genomic region from Flavobacterium ginsengisoli.
TGGTGAACACGATGTTTTAGAGTAGAAAAAAAAGTTTTTCTTCTTCTGATTTATTGAAATATTTAGCTTTCATAAAGTGTCTTTTTTAAAATTACAAGACAAACCTATTGCATTTATCGCGTATCAATTTGCGCAAACCAATTAAAGAAATATTTATATTTGCGATTATCGCAAATTATGAAACATCAGGAATCTTTTTTAAAAGCAATTAGACAAAAAGCACCTAAGTCAGTTTCTTTAATAGAAGAAATTGCAGGTATTTTAGAAATTAAATATGACGCCTCTCATCGAAGGATTTCAGGAAAAAGCAAATTCTCTATTGATGAAACGATTAAACTGGCGGAACATTTCAACATTTCGCTAGATAATTTATTCTCAAATAAAGAAAAGGTGGTTATTGAGAAAACAATCGAGATTGAAAACTTAAAAGACATGCTTCATTATTTCAAATCATCATCTGAAAATATTGAAGCATTAATAAAAAATAAGACAGCAACACTTTTCTATTCAGCAAAAGACATTCCGCTGTTTTATTTTATGGATGGTACAATTTTATCCAAATTTAAAGCCTTTGTATGGCTGAATCTATTAAACTCAAATCAGAAAAAAGTTGCTTTTGAAAATTTTGTAATTGATGAATCATTTACAGAATACATGCAAAAATTAAAAGAAATATACGAGAATACTCCTGTAAATGAAGTATGGAATGACACCACCATAAACAGTAGCTTGCAACAAATTCTATATTTTTATGAGGCTGGACTTTTAAATCTAAAAAGTGCAAATGCTCTTTGTTTAGATTTAAAACGAATTATTAGCTTAATAAAAGAAAAATGCAGACAAACCCAATAATCAGTTTTCGATTTATTATAATGAGCTAATATTATTGAATAATAACATGCTTATAGAAACAGAAGAAAAGCTGACGATGTTTGTACCTTACACTCTTTTAGGGTATTTTATAACCGACAATAAAGAAAGTCGCAAGAATGTTCATCAATTTTTCAAACAGCAAAT
It encodes:
- a CDS encoding helix-turn-helix domain-containing protein, with product MKHQESFLKAIRQKAPKSVSLIEEIAGILEIKYDASHRRISGKSKFSIDETIKLAEHFNISLDNLFSNKEKVVIEKTIEIENLKDMLHYFKSSSENIEALIKNKTATLFYSAKDIPLFYFMDGTILSKFKAFVWLNLLNSNQKKVAFENFVIDESFTEYMQKLKEIYENTPVNEVWNDTTINSSLQQILYFYEAGLLNLKSANALCLDLKRIISLIKEKCRQTQ